ACCGGGCTCTTCGAGACCTCCTTCAGGCCGTTCACCCAGGGAACCTCGTCGTCGTCGAGGTTCCACACGCCCGCCAGCACCCCGCCCGGGGCCAGGACCCGCGCTATCTCGGGCAGGGCCCGATCGAGGTCGAACCAGTGCAGTGCCTGCCCGACGAGGACCGCGTCGACCGACCCGTCCGGCAGCGGGATCTCCTCCGCCGTACCCGCCATCGCTCGGGCGCCGGGCAGCAGGCGGCGGAGCTCGCCGAGCATGGCCGGGTCGGGTTCCACCGCGACGACGTCGGCGACGTGCCGCAGCAGCACGGTGGTCAGCTTCCCGGTCCCCGCCGCCAGATCGAGGACCCGCAGCGGCTCGCGCCCGCGGACCGGCTCCAGGGCCCACAGCACGGCGGCGTCGGGGTAGTCGGGCCGCTCCCGCGCGTACGCCTCCGCCTCGCTGCCGAACGAGGAGGCCCGCATCGCGAGAACCTCGGGATCGACGTCCTGGAAAGGAGATGAACTGTTCACAGGCCCACGGTAGTCCGGGATCGCCGGGCCGCCGGGACCGGGGGACCGTCCGTGTGGCACGGCCGCGGTTCCCGGTGGCCCGGCGGCGTTCGCACCGCGGCGACGGCCGGCACGGCGGTACCCGACGGCGTTCGCGCCACGCGACACCCGGTCGGCTCGTCAGCCTCCGCCGCGCAGCCGGTCCCGGATGGCACACGCCAGACCGGGGTCGTCGGCGATGACTCCGTCCACGTTGAGCCTGTACAGACGCTTCAGCCACTTCTTCACCTCTTCGGTGGCGCGTCCGCCGGAGGCGTCGCCCCTGAGGTCCGCCCGGAGCCGCGCGGCGAGCTTGCGGACCGTCGTGGCGTGGACCAGGAGCCCTTCCTCCTGGGCGTTCCTGACGAGCGCGACGGGTGACACCGGTCTCCCGTCGAGACCTCCGGGATCGCCGGGACCGATCCGCTTGGTGACCACACCGACGGCGTCGGCGTACGTGGCGACCTCCCGCAGCCCCTCCGGGGTGACCATGTCGTCGTAGGTGAGCGGGTCACCGGCGCTCGCGAGGTCGTACGGGGCGCCGGTCGCGCCGACGAACTGGACGAGCCGCAGCCGGGTGAGGGGACGCAGCCGCCTGAGGTTCCCCGGCTCGAAGGACTGGATGAACGCCGGGTCCCGCTCGTCGTCCCAGCCGTACCGCGCGAAGGTCTCCAGCAGCGGCCCCTCCAGCGGCAGCCCGATCGAGGCGAAGTAGGTGGGGAACTTCGTCTCGGCGTAGACGCCCACCCCGTGCTTCTGCGCGAGCTGGACCACCTCGTCGAGCGTCGGGATGCGCTCTATCCCGTCGTACGCGGTGTTGTCCCGCCGTTCCCTGGCGAAGCGTTCCCTGGCGCGGAGGGTGCGCAGCTCCTCCAGGGTGAAGTCCTCGGTGAACCAGCCCGTGTGCCGGATGCCGTTGATGACCTTGGAGGTCATGCGGTCGGCGAACTCGGGATGCCTGGCGATGTCGGTGGTCGCCGAGAGCTCGTTCTCGTGCCGTGCGACCAGCACGTGGTCCTTGGTCGAGACGAGGTCGGGCTCGATGTAGTCGGCGCCCATCGAGATGGCGACCGTGTAGGCGAGAAGCGTGTGCTCGGGCCGGAAGGCGCTGGCTCCGCGATGCGCGATGACGATCGGCGCGATCTCGTGGCGACCGAAATGCCTGGCCTCCGGGTTCGCCGGACGCCCGGCCGCGGAGCTCACGGACCGTCCGGCCGCGGAGCTCGCGGGCCGCCGGGCCGCCGAATCACCGGATCGTTCGTCCGCGGGGCTCGCGGATCGCGTACCCGTCGAATCGGCGTGGTGGAGGGCCCCGATCGCGGCCATTCCTATGAGTACGGCCAGCACACCGGCCCGCGCCTTGCTCACCTGCGTACCCCCTCGCTCCTGTTCAGCGGGGGAGACACATTCGCATAAACGGCTATACCCGGACCGGACATGCGATTAACGATCAGAAGCGATTCTCGCTGAGATAACGCCATATGACCGCCTTGCGGGGTATTTCCCCAGATGTGTCCCGGTGTCGTAGGCAACAAAAAAAGAGTGAGCGATTAATCGCTCACTCCACTGCGAAGGAAAGGGAAACACGAGTCAACCGACGGCCGGGCGCTCTCCGCCCTCGTTCTCATCCTCGGGCCGCCGCGCGGGTCTCGGACGACGATCCGGCATCACGCGACCTCGGACAGCGAACCGGTCCCAGACGAAGGACCGGCACCACCCCTCACCTCGGACGACGAACCGGTACCGTACGTGCCGCGGACAGCGAACCGGCCCCAGGCGGCGAGCCCGCACCGCATGCGCCCCAGACGACGAACCGGCCTCGCAGCGGTCTCACGCGCCGAATCGGCGCCGCAGCGGCTCCCGGCGACGGACCGGTCTCATGGATGTCGCGGGTGTCACCGGATCACCGCCCGCGCCCGCCCCGTGGCCCGCCTCCCCGGCCCTGTCCGTGCCGGTGTCCGTGCTTGTGCCGGTGGTGCCGCATGCCGTGCCTGGCCCACGCCGGCCGCCCTACCTCCCGGTCCCTGTTCCGCCAGGCACCCGGCCCGTGCCGTCCGAACCCGCGGCCCCCGTGCCATCCGGCCTCCGGGCCTCGCCGTCCGAACTCCCGGTCTTCACCGCGCCCGAACCTCCACCTCTCACCGCGCTCGCCGGCCGGGCCACGCCGTCCGACCCCGTACCGCCCGAACCCGGACTCCTCCGGCCGCCCTGACTCCCGGTCCCTCGAACGCCCGAACCCCCACCCGTCACCGCGCCCTCCGGGCCCGTTCTCCCCGTACCGCTTGAACGCCGGATCCTCCGGCCGCCCATGGTCCCAGTCGTCACCGCTCTCGGCGTCCGAGTCCGGCCGCCAGAAACCCCGGTCCCTGTGGCGTCCGAACGCCCGCCCCTCACCGCGCCCGGCCCCCGGATCACGCCGCCAGAACCCGCGATTCCCATGGCGTCCCCACCCCGGATCACGCCGACCGGCCTCCCTCGCCCTGTGCCGTCCGCCGTCCGAGTGTCTCGGCCGCCCGGATCCCCAGTTCCCCTTGCGCTCGATGGTCGTCTCCGAGCGCTCGGCCGTCCGCCCCCCGTTGCCCCAGTTCTTGGTCGTCCAGCCCCCGGCGTGCTTCGGCGTCGAGTGCGTGTGGCGCTTGGCACCCCAGCCCGCGCCTCGCTCGTGTCCCGACTTCGGGTGCTGGACCGCGCCGAGAGCGGCCACCCCTATGAGTACGACCACCACCCCGGCCCGCACGATGCTCACCTGGGCACACCCCCGCCTTCTGATCATTCGGGGGGGTTGTCGCTTGTGAAGAACTTCCTACCCGGATTGCCGGGGAGGCTAACGATCAAAAACGGGCAACGGAGGGGCCGTGACCTGCCGATTCGCCGGGGACCGCGCCCGATCCGGGAAGTACGGCGCGCCGTGCCCGGCCCGCGGGCCGGGCAGCGCGCTCAGGCGCGACGGGTCTTCGACAGGGTCGCGTAAACGATGATGTTGTCGGTGTAGTGACGGGTCTTGCTGTTGTAGACACCACCACAGGTGATCAGCCGCAGGGTCGCCTCACCGGTGTTGCCGTAGACCCGCTTGGACGGGAAGGCCGCCTTGCTGACCTGTTCCACGCCGTCGACCGTGAACTCCGCGAGACTTCCGTCGGACCGGGAGACCTTGATCTTGTCCCCGCGCTTGATCTCCTTCAACCGGCTGAAGACGGCGGCCCCGCCCTTGGTGTTCACGTGCCCGAGAACCACCGAGGGCCCCTGCTGCCCGGGGATCGGGCCGTGCTTGTACCAGCCCGCCTGGTTGGGCCTGCTCAGCGGAGGCGTCTGGATCTCCCGCTTGGAGTCGACACCGAGCGCCATCAGCGGGGCCAGCACGCCGATCTTCGGGATGGCCAGCCGCCGGGGCGTCACACCGTCGCTCTTCAACGGCTCCGGAGGCATGATCACCGGCAGCGGCGGCGCCGCCGTGGGCGCGGCGGCCGTCAGCGGGGCGTCCAGCCCGCCCGACCCCACCTCGGGCGTCTGCCCCGCCGCGAGCTGCTGTCCGGCGGCCGGAACCTCCTGGATCTGGACGTTGCTGCCCGCCGCCTGCGGCACGGGCGGCCCGTACGGCGCGTCCTCGACCGCCGGGGCCAGGTACGCGAGCAGCCCCGCCATGATCACGGCCACCCCGCCGAGCGACCCGGCCACGAGGAGCCCGGCCATCAGCATGCTCCCCTTGGGCTTGGGAGCCGGACCGCGACCGTGGTAGGGATCGGGACCGCCCTGCGCGGGTCCTTGATACATCCGGCGCCTCCTCAGCT
This region of Streptosporangium sp. NBC_01495 genomic DNA includes:
- a CDS encoding glycerophosphodiester phosphodiesterase family protein, which gives rise to MSKARAGVLAVLIGMAAIGALHHADSTGTRSASPADERSGDSAARRPASSAAGRSVSSAAGRPANPEARHFGRHEIAPIVIAHRGASAFRPEHTLLAYTVAISMGADYIEPDLVSTKDHVLVARHENELSATTDIARHPEFADRMTSKVINGIRHTGWFTEDFTLEELRTLRARERFARERRDNTAYDGIERIPTLDEVVQLAQKHGVGVYAETKFPTYFASIGLPLEGPLLETFARYGWDDERDPAFIQSFEPGNLRRLRPLTRLRLVQFVGATGAPYDLASAGDPLTYDDMVTPEGLREVATYADAVGVVTKRIGPGDPGGLDGRPVSPVALVRNAQEEGLLVHATTVRKLAARLRADLRGDASGGRATEEVKKWLKRLYRLNVDGVIADDPGLACAIRDRLRGGG
- a CDS encoding class F sortase, producing MYQGPAQGGPDPYHGRGPAPKPKGSMLMAGLLVAGSLGGVAVIMAGLLAYLAPAVEDAPYGPPVPQAAGSNVQIQEVPAAGQQLAAGQTPEVGSGGLDAPLTAAAPTAAPPLPVIMPPEPLKSDGVTPRRLAIPKIGVLAPLMALGVDSKREIQTPPLSRPNQAGWYKHGPIPGQQGPSVVLGHVNTKGGAAVFSRLKEIKRGDKIKVSRSDGSLAEFTVDGVEQVSKAAFPSKRVYGNTGEATLRLITCGGVYNSKTRHYTDNIIVYATLSKTRRA
- a CDS encoding class I SAM-dependent methyltransferase — encoded protein: MNSSSPFQDVDPEVLAMRASSFGSEAEAYARERPDYPDAAVLWALEPVRGREPLRVLDLAAGTGKLTTVLLRHVADVVAVEPDPAMLGELRRLLPGARAMAGTAEEIPLPDGSVDAVLVGQALHWFDLDRALPEIARVLAPGGVLAGVWNLDDDEVPWVNGLKEVSKSPVSFRRWRPESILREGPLFPVIEHTRFPHGQRRTVESMVATICTHSHVLTLSETERTRLTDRVTAYLRSTPETASGEFDLPITTATVRAIRPA